A genomic region of Castor canadensis chromosome 16, mCasCan1.hap1v2, whole genome shotgun sequence contains the following coding sequences:
- the Tifab gene encoding TRAF-interacting protein with FHA domain-containing protein B isoform X1 translates to MFLNRDFLSLVSAQTPSMERAHNCRANARCGPPIRLSSMEKPLMVLHVSLYHPTLDPVAFAKVSQQLQHDTSPLLIGRGQDTHLQLQLPQLSCQHLSLEPYLEKGGTLLAFCLKVLSCKSCVWVNGLPLRYLEQVPLSTVNRVSFSDVQLVVHIEEGTSLEAFLCFFHLSPSPLIYRPKAEEADEWESPGATSPVSKGTDSRSPGVST, encoded by the exons ATGTTCCTGAACCGAGACTTCCTCAGCCTTGTCTCAGCCCAGACCCCCTCTATGGAGAGAGCTCACAACTGCAGGGCTAATGCCAGATGTGGCCCTCCAATAAG GCTCTCATCCATGGAGAAGCCCCTCATGGTCCTGCATGTGAGCCTGTACCACCCCACACTGGACCCAGTTGCCTTTGCCAAAGTCTCACAGCAACTGCAACATGACACCAGCCCATTGCTGATTGGGCGGGGACAGGACACCCACTTGCAGCTGCAGCTGCCCCAGCTCTCCTGCCAACATCTGTCCCTGGAGCCCTACCTGGAGAAGGGTGGCACTCTTCTGGCTTTCTGCCTAAAGGTCCTGAGTTGCAAGAGCTGTGTGTGGGTCAACGGGCTGCCACTGAGGTACCTCGAGCAGGTCCCCCTGAGCACGGTCAACAGGGTCTCCTTCTCTGATGTCCAGCTGGTGGTCCACATAGAAGAAGGCACCTCCCTTGAggcctttctctgtttcttccatCTTAGTCCCTCGCCTCTGATTTACAGACCCAAGGCTGAGGAAGCTGATGAATGGGAGTCTCCTGGAGCAACCTCTCCCGTGTCCAAGGGAACTGACTCAAGGTCACCTGGGGTTTCTACATAG
- the Tifab gene encoding TRAF-interacting protein with FHA domain-containing protein B isoform X2 codes for MPRSRLSSMEKPLMVLHVSLYHPTLDPVAFAKVSQQLQHDTSPLLIGRGQDTHLQLQLPQLSCQHLSLEPYLEKGGTLLAFCLKVLSCKSCVWVNGLPLRYLEQVPLSTVNRVSFSDVQLVVHIEEGTSLEAFLCFFHLSPSPLIYRPKAEEADEWESPGATSPVSKGTDSRSPGVST; via the exons ATGCCCAGGAGCAG GCTCTCATCCATGGAGAAGCCCCTCATGGTCCTGCATGTGAGCCTGTACCACCCCACACTGGACCCAGTTGCCTTTGCCAAAGTCTCACAGCAACTGCAACATGACACCAGCCCATTGCTGATTGGGCGGGGACAGGACACCCACTTGCAGCTGCAGCTGCCCCAGCTCTCCTGCCAACATCTGTCCCTGGAGCCCTACCTGGAGAAGGGTGGCACTCTTCTGGCTTTCTGCCTAAAGGTCCTGAGTTGCAAGAGCTGTGTGTGGGTCAACGGGCTGCCACTGAGGTACCTCGAGCAGGTCCCCCTGAGCACGGTCAACAGGGTCTCCTTCTCTGATGTCCAGCTGGTGGTCCACATAGAAGAAGGCACCTCCCTTGAggcctttctctgtttcttccatCTTAGTCCCTCGCCTCTGATTTACAGACCCAAGGCTGAGGAAGCTGATGAATGGGAGTCTCCTGGAGCAACCTCTCCCGTGTCCAAGGGAACTGACTCAAGGTCACCTGGGGTTTCTACATAG